A single region of the Pontimicrobium sp. SW4 genome encodes:
- a CDS encoding glycosyltransferase: MDFYIIIPAHNEEDTIGLTLESLVKQTLLPKRIVVVNDNSSDNTPQVISKYVKKYNWISSENISTSNEHIPGAKIINAFYKGLESLDDNFDIICKYDADIIFPNNYIDSIAKLFKNDPKIGIASGIPFIKKNNTWVFETIASKNHVRGPIKSYRKECFNEIGGLKKSVGWDSIDVLLAQYYGWKIQTDKNLHVKHLKPTGKTYGKNTKHLRGEALYKMRFGFLLMVIATLKSAFNKKQVSYFSNSIIGYFKAKKENQPFLVNEEQGKFIRQLHWNNIRKKIF; the protein is encoded by the coding sequence ATGGATTTTTATATTATTATACCAGCACATAACGAAGAAGACACCATTGGTCTTACTTTAGAATCACTTGTAAAACAAACATTACTACCAAAACGTATTGTTGTAGTTAATGACAACTCTTCAGATAATACACCTCAAGTCATATCAAAATATGTCAAAAAGTATAATTGGATTTCATCTGAAAATATTTCTACATCAAATGAACATATCCCAGGAGCAAAAATAATTAATGCCTTTTACAAAGGCTTAGAATCTCTTGATGATAATTTCGACATTATTTGCAAGTATGACGCAGATATTATTTTTCCGAATAACTATATAGATTCCATAGCAAAATTGTTTAAAAACGATCCTAAAATTGGAATCGCAAGCGGAATTCCTTTTATAAAAAAAAATAATACATGGGTATTTGAAACTATTGCTTCTAAAAACCATGTGAGAGGTCCAATAAAATCTTATCGAAAGGAATGCTTTAATGAAATTGGTGGCTTAAAAAAATCTGTTGGCTGGGACTCCATAGATGTTTTACTGGCTCAATATTATGGCTGGAAAATTCAAACAGACAAAAACTTACATGTTAAGCATCTAAAACCAACTGGAAAAACATATGGTAAAAACACGAAACACCTAAGAGGTGAGGCTTTATACAAAATGCGTTTTGGATTTTTACTAATGGTAATTGCCACTCTTAAAAGTGCCTTTAACAAAAAACAAGTTTCATATTTTTCCAATTCAATTATTGGATACTTTAAAGCAAAAAAAGAAAACCAACCTTTCCTTGTTAACGAAGAACAAGGCAAATTTATCAGACAATTACATTGGAATAATATTCGAAAAAAAATATTTTAA
- a CDS encoding zinc-dependent alcohol dehydrogenase family protein — protein sequence MRAAVFEAFQGPITIQNINDPTPKNDGVVVKVNATGLCRSDWHGWMGHDQDIVLPHVPGHELVGIIVEVGKDIKNFKIGDRVTIPFVAGCGNCGECKSGNQQVCDHQSQAGFTHHGSFAEYVALDYADTNLVKLPEEINDVTAATLGCRFITAFRAIVAQGKVSKGQHVAIHGCGGVGLSAIMIANALGAQVTAIDINNETLALAKQLGAQYIVNAMNSNVVEAIKDISKGGAHVSMDALGSEITCLNSIASLKKRGKHLQVGLMTGNHKHLKIPMDRILADELEIIGSHGMQAHKYPEMLKMIIEGKLHPEKLIEKTITLEEAAAALPKMNKFENKGVLVVNRF from the coding sequence ATGAGAGCAGCTGTTTTTGAAGCATTCCAAGGTCCAATTACCATTCAAAACATCAACGATCCAACACCAAAAAATGATGGTGTCGTTGTTAAAGTAAATGCAACTGGGTTATGTAGGAGTGATTGGCATGGTTGGATGGGACACGATCAAGATATCGTGTTACCTCATGTTCCTGGACATGAATTAGTTGGAATCATCGTTGAAGTTGGGAAAGATATCAAGAATTTTAAAATAGGAGATAGAGTCACCATACCATTTGTAGCTGGTTGTGGTAATTGTGGAGAATGCAAATCTGGAAATCAGCAAGTATGTGATCACCAATCTCAGGCTGGTTTTACGCATCATGGTTCGTTTGCTGAGTATGTGGCTTTAGATTATGCAGATACTAATTTGGTAAAACTTCCAGAGGAAATAAACGATGTGACTGCTGCAACATTAGGCTGCCGATTTATCACAGCCTTTAGAGCCATTGTAGCCCAAGGGAAAGTATCAAAGGGACAACATGTAGCCATTCATGGATGTGGAGGCGTTGGGTTGTCTGCGATTATGATTGCCAATGCACTTGGTGCTCAAGTCACAGCAATTGATATTAATAATGAAACCTTAGCGTTAGCGAAGCAACTAGGAGCCCAATACATTGTTAATGCTATGAATAGTAATGTTGTAGAAGCCATAAAAGATATCTCTAAAGGAGGCGCTCACGTCTCAATGGATGCTTTAGGAAGTGAAATTACTTGTCTTAATTCAATTGCATCATTGAAGAAAAGAGGCAAACATCTTCAAGTTGGATTGATGACAGGAAATCACAAACATTTAAAAATTCCGATGGATAGAATTCTAGCAGACGAACTCGAGATTATAGGCAGTCATGGTATGCAAGCGCATAAATATCCAGAAATGTTAAAAATGATAATTGAAGGTAAATTGCATCCAGAAAAACTCATAGAAAAAACCATTACTTTAGAAGAAGCAGCGGCTGCTCTACCAAAGATGAACAAATTTGAAAACAAAGGTGTTTTGGTCGTCAACCGTTTCTAA
- a CDS encoding methyltransferase — MYEGKFPHKRYKLTFQFLQKHISTTSSILDLGVENPFTQVMKEHGYKVENTKGEDIDIDTSNIEKSNAEVVTAFEIFEHLLSPFTVLKSIKADKLVASIPLNLWFSSAYRSKTDKWDRHYHEFEDWQFDWLLEKAGWKIIDRKKWTNPTKRIGFRPILRWFTPRYYIVYAERI, encoded by the coding sequence ATGTACGAAGGTAAATTTCCACATAAGCGTTATAAACTCACATTCCAATTTTTACAAAAGCACATTTCTACAACGTCTTCAATTTTAGATTTAGGTGTAGAAAACCCATTTACCCAAGTCATGAAAGAACATGGCTACAAGGTAGAGAATACTAAAGGTGAAGATATAGACATTGACACTTCAAATATTGAAAAATCTAATGCAGAAGTAGTTACTGCCTTTGAAATTTTTGAGCATTTATTATCTCCATTCACTGTTTTAAAAAGTATTAAAGCTGATAAACTTGTAGCTAGTATACCTCTTAATCTTTGGTTTTCTTCAGCTTACAGAAGTAAAACTGACAAATGGGATAGACATTATCATGAATTTGAAGATTGGCAGTTTGATTGGCTACTCGAAAAAGCTGGTTGGAAAATTATTGACAGGAAGAAATGGACCAATCCCACTAAAAGAATTGGATTTAGACCAATTTTAAGATGGTTTACACCTCGCTATTACATTGTTTATGCTGAAAGAATCTAA
- a CDS encoding ketoacyl-ACP synthase III → MNIKITGTGSYIPSRIETNEDFYQHEFLNADGSPINNTNEVIVEKFKAITGIDERRYIKDQLNNSDIATYAAEKAIADAQIDPEELDYIIVAHNYGDIKHNTDQSDTVPSIASRVKHLLGIKNPKCVGYDILFGCPGWVEGVIQAQAFIKAGMAKKCLVIGSETLSRVVDKHDRDSMIYSDGAAATVIETTNEEGGILAHDTATYTYDEAHFIYFGETNNQEVTDKRRYIKMYGRKIYEFALNNVPQAMKSCLEQSGIPIGEVKKILIHQANEKMDEAIVKRFYKLHNMDMPEGIMPMTINKLGNSSVATVPTLYDMILKGKLKGHNINKGDTILFASVGAGMNINAIVYKV, encoded by the coding sequence ATGAATATTAAGATTACAGGTACAGGAAGTTACATTCCAAGCCGAATTGAAACGAACGAAGATTTTTATCAACATGAATTTTTAAATGCAGATGGTTCTCCAATAAACAATACAAATGAAGTTATTGTTGAAAAGTTTAAAGCTATTACTGGAATTGATGAAAGACGCTATATTAAAGATCAATTAAACAATTCTGATATAGCTACTTATGCCGCCGAAAAAGCTATAGCTGATGCTCAAATTGACCCTGAAGAACTAGACTATATTATTGTTGCTCATAATTACGGAGATATAAAACATAATACTGATCAAAGTGATACAGTACCTAGTATTGCATCACGTGTAAAGCATCTTCTTGGAATTAAAAACCCCAAATGTGTTGGCTATGACATTCTTTTTGGTTGTCCAGGTTGGGTTGAAGGTGTTATACAAGCGCAGGCATTCATTAAAGCTGGAATGGCAAAAAAGTGCTTAGTAATTGGATCTGAAACATTATCTAGAGTTGTAGATAAGCATGATAGAGATTCGATGATTTATTCTGATGGAGCAGCTGCAACGGTTATTGAAACCACCAATGAAGAAGGAGGCATTCTAGCACATGACACTGCTACCTATACTTACGATGAAGCTCATTTTATCTATTTTGGAGAAACTAATAATCAAGAGGTTACGGACAAACGTCGATACATTAAAATGTATGGACGAAAAATCTATGAATTTGCCTTGAACAATGTTCCTCAAGCAATGAAATCTTGCCTTGAGCAATCTGGAATTCCAATTGGTGAGGTTAAAAAAATATTGATTCACCAAGCTAATGAAAAAATGGATGAAGCTATTGTAAAGCGTTTTTACAAACTACACAATATGGATATGCCAGAAGGCATTATGCCAATGACAATTAATAAACTAGGCAATTCTAGTGTTGCGACTGTACCAACATTATATGATATGATTCTAAAAGGTAAATTAAAAGGCCACAACATAAATAAAGGTGATACTATTTTGTTTGCAAGTGTTGGAGCCGGAATGAATATTAATGCTATAGTATACAAGGTCTAA
- a CDS encoding dihydrolipoamide acetyltransferase family protein, translating into MYEFKMPKLGESITEAAIITWFKNVGDTIEQDEMLLEVATDKVDSEVPSTVSGVIEEILFKANEVIKIGDTIAIIKTDGKATLTKPSDKKVESKVEKQIPKSVAKKPKQLATAAQNNNTFFSPLIISIAKEHHISFEELARIQATGNDGRLRKSDVFQYIKDGRPYKFVQPSVTQDPTAYRIPQPKLDKGTGKIVKMDRMRQMIADRMVYSKHTSPHVTAYVEADLTNLVQWRNSNKMVFQEKYNCKLTFTPLFVEAVAKAVKDFPMINVSVDGENIIVKEHINIGMATALPSGNLIVPVVKDADKKSLKDLASDVNKLSVKARNNKLDPEDIKGSTFTISNVGTFGSVMGTPIINQPEVAILAMGIIKKRPEVIETEKGDEIAIRSMMYLSLSFDHRVVDGYLGGSFVRRVADYLEQFDINRKI; encoded by the coding sequence ATGTACGAATTTAAAATGCCCAAACTGGGAGAAAGTATTACTGAAGCAGCCATTATAACTTGGTTCAAAAATGTTGGTGATACCATCGAACAAGATGAAATGCTTTTAGAGGTCGCTACAGATAAAGTTGATTCTGAAGTACCATCAACAGTATCAGGTGTCATTGAAGAGATTTTATTCAAAGCCAATGAGGTTATAAAAATTGGTGATACCATTGCTATCATTAAAACAGATGGAAAAGCAACACTAACTAAGCCATCTGATAAGAAAGTAGAATCAAAAGTTGAGAAACAAATACCTAAATCGGTAGCTAAGAAACCAAAACAATTAGCCACTGCAGCTCAAAATAATAATACCTTCTTTTCGCCATTAATTATTTCAATAGCCAAAGAACATCATATAAGTTTTGAGGAATTGGCCCGAATTCAGGCCACTGGGAATGATGGACGATTGCGAAAAAGCGATGTCTTTCAATATATAAAAGATGGAAGACCATATAAGTTTGTGCAACCTAGTGTCACACAAGATCCAACTGCATATCGCATTCCTCAGCCAAAGCTAGATAAAGGCACTGGAAAGATTGTGAAAATGGATAGAATGCGCCAAATGATTGCAGATCGTATGGTATATTCAAAACATACTTCACCACATGTTACTGCATATGTTGAAGCCGATTTAACAAATTTGGTTCAATGGCGAAATTCAAATAAAATGGTCTTCCAGGAAAAATATAATTGCAAGTTAACATTCACACCTTTATTTGTTGAGGCTGTAGCAAAAGCAGTTAAAGATTTCCCAATGATAAATGTGTCTGTTGATGGTGAAAATATCATTGTCAAAGAGCATATAAATATAGGAATGGCTACAGCATTACCAAGCGGAAATTTAATTGTCCCAGTGGTTAAAGATGCAGACAAAAAAAGTTTAAAAGATCTGGCTTCTGATGTTAATAAATTATCAGTAAAAGCAAGAAATAATAAGTTAGATCCTGAAGATATTAAAGGAAGCACATTTACCATTTCTAATGTTGGAACCTTTGGAAGTGTCATGGGAACACCAATCATCAATCAACCTGAAGTAGCCATATTGGCAATGGGAATTATTAAAAAGAGACCAGAAGTTATAGAAACCGAAAAAGGAGACGAAATAGCTATTAGGAGCATGATGTACTTATCATTATCGTTTGACCATAGAGTAGTTGACGGTTATTTAGGAGGGAGTTTTGTACGTCGCGTGGCAGATTATTTAGAACAATTTGATATAAATAGAAAAATATAA
- a CDS encoding thiamine pyrophosphate-dependent enzyme: MNKETLKKAFSTLCTAKAMTELYEANFKQVSKYVHATSRGHEAIQIALGLQLLPQDYAFPYYRDDAMLLSFGLEPYDLMLQLMAKREDPFSGGRTYYCHPSLKDDDKPKIPHQSSATGMQAIPATGVAMGMQYLEKQGLKNPVTSTKVDTYQKPITVCSLGDASVTEGEIAEAFQMAALKQMPILYLVQDNGWDISANEAETRAQNAFEYAKGFKGLDAISIDGANFIESYEAIEKVIKIIREERRPFLVHAKVPLLNHHTSGVRMEWYRDDLEEARSRDPYPVLKQQLLDNGCSDKEIQTIENSAKAKVQSDFEKALQAEDPKPEDLFTHDFVPTPITVEVGIRAPEGAGKVVMVDCALFAVEEIMKKHKECLLYGQDVGGRLGGVFREAATLAQKFGDDRVFNTPIQEAFIVGSTVGISAVGLKPIVEVQFADYIWPGLNQLFTEVSRSCYLSNGKWPVSMVLRVPIGAYGSGGPYHSSSVESVITNIRGIKIVYPSNGADLKGLMKAAYYDPNPVVILEHKGLYWSKVPGTLTATSVEPSEDYVLPLGKAWVLQEIWKQEDVETLTIVTYGMGVHWAYNASGELDMRDQIEIIDLRTLFPLDEDAIMRSVKKTGKCLVVTEEPSNNSFALALAGKIQEQCFQYLDAPVMTIGSENMPAIPLNSTLEQTMIPSTEKVKAKINTLLNY, translated from the coding sequence ATGAATAAAGAAACACTTAAAAAAGCATTTTCAACGCTTTGTACTGCAAAGGCTATGACCGAATTGTACGAAGCCAATTTCAAGCAGGTTTCAAAATACGTGCATGCAACTTCCAGAGGTCATGAAGCTATCCAGATTGCTTTAGGTTTACAATTATTACCACAAGATTATGCATTTCCTTATTATAGAGATGACGCGATGTTGTTGTCGTTCGGATTAGAACCTTACGATTTGATGTTGCAGTTAATGGCGAAACGCGAAGATCCTTTTTCAGGTGGACGAACCTATTATTGTCACCCAAGTTTAAAAGATGATGATAAACCTAAAATCCCTCATCAATCTTCAGCTACAGGAATGCAAGCCATTCCAGCAACAGGAGTAGCTATGGGAATGCAATACCTCGAAAAGCAAGGCTTAAAAAACCCAGTAACGTCGACAAAAGTCGACACTTATCAAAAACCAATTACAGTCTGCTCATTAGGTGATGCTTCAGTAACCGAAGGCGAAATAGCAGAAGCCTTCCAAATGGCTGCCTTAAAACAAATGCCAATATTGTATCTGGTGCAAGATAATGGCTGGGATATCTCGGCAAATGAAGCTGAAACCAGAGCTCAAAATGCGTTTGAATATGCCAAAGGATTTAAAGGATTAGATGCGATTTCCATTGATGGAGCCAACTTTATTGAAAGTTATGAAGCTATTGAAAAGGTTATTAAAATAATTCGTGAAGAACGCAGACCATTTTTAGTTCATGCTAAAGTTCCGTTGTTGAATCATCATACTTCTGGAGTCCGTATGGAATGGTATCGTGACGATTTAGAGGAAGCGCGTTCACGTGATCCGTATCCAGTTCTAAAGCAACAATTATTAGATAATGGATGTTCTGATAAAGAAATCCAAACCATTGAAAATTCTGCAAAAGCAAAAGTGCAATCTGATTTTGAAAAAGCCTTACAAGCCGAAGATCCAAAACCAGAAGATTTATTTACTCACGATTTTGTGCCAACACCTATTACAGTAGAAGTTGGAATTCGTGCTCCTGAAGGCGCAGGAAAAGTAGTCATGGTAGATTGTGCTCTATTTGCAGTTGAAGAGATCATGAAAAAGCACAAAGAATGTTTGCTCTATGGACAAGATGTAGGTGGAAGACTTGGAGGTGTGTTTCGTGAAGCAGCAACTTTAGCACAAAAATTTGGCGATGACAGAGTATTTAATACACCAATTCAAGAAGCCTTTATTGTCGGTTCAACTGTTGGAATTAGTGCAGTTGGATTGAAGCCCATTGTTGAGGTTCAGTTTGCCGATTATATTTGGCCTGGACTCAATCAATTATTCACAGAAGTGAGCAGAAGTTGCTACCTCTCTAATGGCAAGTGGCCAGTGAGTATGGTTCTACGTGTGCCAATTGGTGCTTATGGAAGTGGAGGACCTTATCATTCAAGTTCTGTTGAAAGTGTTATTACCAACATACGAGGCATCAAAATCGTGTATCCGAGTAATGGAGCCGATTTAAAAGGTTTGATGAAAGCAGCCTATTACGATCCAAATCCAGTAGTGATTTTAGAGCACAAAGGCTTGTATTGGTCAAAAGTTCCAGGAACCTTAACTGCGACGTCAGTTGAACCTTCTGAAGATTATGTATTGCCTCTTGGAAAAGCTTGGGTCTTACAAGAAATTTGGAAACAAGAAGATGTGGAGACGCTTACTATTGTTACTTACGGAATGGGTGTGCATTGGGCTTATAATGCGTCTGGTGAATTAGATATGAGAGACCAAATTGAAATTATTGATTTACGTACTTTATTTCCACTAGATGAAGATGCAATTATGAGGTCTGTTAAGAAAACTGGAAAATGTTTAGTGGTCACTGAAGAACCTAGTAACAATAGTTTTGCACTCGCCTTGGCTGGAAAAATTCAAGAACAATGTTTTCAATATTTAGATGCTCCAGTAATGACCATTGGTAGCGAGAACATGCCAGCAATTCCTTTAAATTCTACGTTGGAACAGACCATGATTCCTTCTACAGAAAAAGTAAAAGCCAAAATTAATACCTTGTTAAACTACTAA
- a CDS encoding branched-chain amino acid aminotransferase, producing MKHNISIKRVEKSKVENLDFDNIPLGRIFTDHMFICDYQNGQWTNPRVEPLHLILTHPAAMALHYGQAIFEGMKATLDTEKTPMLFRPKKNAERLNSSATRMGMPHFPEDLFVEGLKQLVAVEQAWIPPQEGSALYLRPFMYADEPFIGMRAATSFKFIIIASPSGPFFTKRIKLYAETKYIRAAEGGTGEAKAAGNYAAAIRPTELAKAKGFDQVLWLDAIEHKYIQEVGTMNIFFKIDGKFVTPKRDGAILDGITRMSVIDLLKHKGYEVIERPISIDEIKEASKKGILEEAFGTGTAVGIAYIQDIGLKDEIIHVSDESPVGLEVNNILNGIKTGKIEDTFNWMVKIEKELV from the coding sequence ATGAAGCATAACATTTCAATAAAAAGAGTGGAAAAATCAAAAGTTGAGAATTTGGACTTTGATAATATCCCTTTAGGTAGAATTTTTACAGATCATATGTTTATATGTGATTACCAGAATGGGCAATGGACTAACCCAAGAGTTGAGCCATTGCACCTAATTCTGACTCATCCAGCAGCGATGGCTTTGCATTATGGTCAAGCCATTTTTGAAGGTATGAAAGCAACTTTAGATACTGAAAAAACTCCAATGTTGTTCAGGCCAAAAAAGAATGCAGAAAGATTAAACTCAAGCGCAACCAGAATGGGAATGCCACACTTTCCAGAAGATTTGTTTGTGGAAGGGTTAAAGCAATTGGTTGCTGTTGAGCAAGCATGGATTCCACCACAAGAAGGAAGCGCTTTATATTTAAGGCCTTTTATGTATGCAGATGAACCTTTTATTGGGATGCGAGCAGCCACAAGTTTTAAATTTATCATTATTGCCTCACCATCGGGACCATTCTTTACCAAAAGAATAAAACTATATGCCGAAACTAAATACATTCGTGCAGCAGAAGGTGGAACAGGAGAAGCTAAGGCTGCAGGAAATTATGCAGCTGCGATTCGTCCAACAGAATTGGCGAAAGCAAAAGGTTTTGATCAAGTGTTATGGCTTGATGCCATAGAGCATAAATATATTCAAGAAGTTGGTACCATGAATATCTTCTTCAAAATTGACGGAAAATTTGTAACACCTAAACGTGATGGAGCCATCTTAGATGGTATCACCAGAATGAGTGTTATTGATTTGTTGAAGCATAAAGGCTATGAAGTTATTGAACGACCAATTTCAATTGACGAAATTAAAGAAGCTTCCAAAAAAGGAATCTTAGAAGAGGCTTTTGGTACTGGAACAGCGGTTGGTATTGCCTATATTCAAGACATTGGTTTAAAAGATGAGATCATTCACGTTTCTGATGAAAGTCCTGTAGGATTGGAAGTAAATAACATATTAAACGGAATTAAAACAGGTAAAATTGAGGATACTTTTAACTGGATGGTTAAAATTGAAAAAGAGTTGGTTTAA
- the gcvP gene encoding aminomethyl-transferring glycine dehydrogenase, whose protein sequence is MNIDSFALRHIGPRTSDHEAMLNTIGASSIDQLITETIPDNIRLQQPLNLNAAMSEQEYLQHIHDLASKNKVYKSYIGLGYYPSNLPAVIQRNILENPGWYTAYTPYQAEIAQGRLEALLNFQTMVTDLTGMEIANASLLDESTAAAEAMALLFAVRERQQKKDNIVKLFVDEQILPQTLSLLQTRSNPLGIELVVGNSNSFDFSSDYFAAIVQYPGKDGQINDIASFISKANAADIKVAVAADILSLVKLEAPGKFGADVVVGTTQRFGIPMGYGGPHAAYFATKEEYKRNIPGRIIGVTKDTNGNRALRMALQTREQHIKRDKATSNICTAQVLLAVMAGMYAVYHGPKGLEYIANKVHNAASNLDNALQGLGFAQENSAYFDTLKVKANADKVKAIAETKGVNFYYPDADTVTISLNETTTLSDVNTIISIFAEVAGKTPEKLTSITSSNNILEAAKRTSEFLENEVFNTYHSETDLMRYIKSLERKDLSLNHSMISLGSCTMKLNAAAEMLPLSWSNWGNIHPFAPLNQVEGYLTVLKKLEDQLTEITGFSDTSLQPNSGAQGEYAGLMVIKAYHESRGDHHRNICLIPSSAHGTNPASAVMAGMKVVVTKSTEEGNIDVDDLREKAELHKDNLSALMVTYPSTHGVYESAIKEITQIIHDNGGQVYMDGANMNAQVGLTNPGNIGADVCHLNLHKTFAIPHGGGGPGVGPICVAKQLVPFLPGNPIVNVGGEKGITAISAAPYGSALACLISYGYICMLGAEGLTQSTKIAILNANYLKQRLEGHFDTLYSGERGRAAHEMIVDCRAFKAHGIEVVDIAKRLMDYGFHAPTVSFPVAGTLMIEPTESENKAEIDRFCDAMISIRKEIELADKDNPNNVLKNAPHTMTMLTADTWDLPYSRTEAAFPLDYVYENKFWPSVRRVDDAFGDRNLICTCAPIEDFIEA, encoded by the coding sequence ATGAATATAGATTCGTTTGCACTACGCCACATTGGACCTAGAACTAGTGACCATGAGGCAATGCTCAATACCATTGGAGCATCTTCAATAGACCAACTTATTACTGAAACCATTCCAGATAACATCAGATTACAGCAACCGCTTAATTTGAATGCTGCTATGAGTGAGCAAGAGTACTTGCAACATATACATGATTTAGCTTCAAAAAACAAAGTATATAAATCATACATCGGATTGGGTTACTATCCTTCTAATTTACCTGCAGTTATTCAGCGAAATATTTTAGAAAATCCAGGTTGGTATACAGCTTACACACCTTACCAAGCCGAAATTGCTCAAGGTCGTTTAGAAGCTCTTTTAAATTTCCAAACCATGGTGACTGACCTAACTGGTATGGAAATAGCTAACGCCTCATTGCTAGATGAAAGTACTGCAGCTGCTGAAGCTATGGCTTTACTCTTTGCTGTAAGAGAACGTCAACAAAAGAAAGACAATATTGTTAAGCTTTTTGTTGATGAACAAATTTTACCGCAAACATTATCACTTTTACAAACAAGATCTAATCCTTTAGGTATAGAATTGGTAGTTGGCAATTCAAATAGTTTTGATTTTTCATCAGATTATTTCGCAGCTATTGTTCAATATCCAGGAAAAGACGGACAAATAAATGATATTGCATCATTCATATCAAAAGCAAATGCAGCTGATATTAAAGTAGCAGTAGCTGCCGATATTTTAAGTTTAGTAAAACTTGAAGCTCCTGGAAAGTTTGGAGCTGATGTTGTCGTTGGAACCACACAACGCTTTGGAATCCCAATGGGTTATGGAGGTCCTCATGCAGCTTATTTTGCAACTAAAGAAGAATATAAAAGAAATATACCAGGACGAATTATAGGTGTTACCAAAGATACCAATGGAAATCGCGCATTAAGAATGGCTTTACAAACTCGTGAGCAACATATTAAGCGTGATAAAGCAACCTCAAACATCTGTACTGCTCAAGTATTATTAGCAGTTATGGCTGGAATGTACGCTGTGTATCATGGCCCAAAAGGATTAGAATATATTGCTAACAAAGTACACAATGCAGCTTCTAATTTGGATAATGCATTACAAGGTTTAGGCTTTGCACAAGAAAATTCAGCATATTTTGACACTTTAAAAGTAAAAGCTAATGCTGATAAAGTAAAAGCTATCGCAGAAACTAAAGGTGTTAATTTTTATTATCCTGATGCTGATACTGTGACTATTTCGTTGAATGAAACAACGACTCTTTCAGACGTAAATACAATTATTTCAATTTTTGCAGAAGTTGCAGGTAAAACTCCTGAAAAGTTAACTTCAATTACATCTTCAAATAATATTTTAGAGGCTGCAAAAAGAACATCAGAATTTTTAGAAAACGAAGTGTTTAATACGTACCATTCTGAAACTGATTTAATGCGCTATATAAAATCATTGGAACGTAAAGATCTATCTTTAAACCATTCCATGATTTCTTTAGGCTCATGTACAATGAAGCTTAATGCCGCAGCTGAAATGCTACCATTAAGTTGGTCTAATTGGGGAAATATTCATCCATTTGCACCATTAAATCAAGTGGAAGGTTATTTGACAGTTCTTAAGAAACTAGAAGATCAACTAACAGAAATTACAGGATTTTCTGACACATCTTTACAACCAAATTCTGGTGCTCAAGGTGAATATGCTGGACTAATGGTAATAAAGGCATACCACGAATCTCGTGGTGATCATCATAGAAATATTTGCTTAATTCCATCATCAGCACACGGAACAAATCCTGCAAGTGCAGTTATGGCTGGAATGAAGGTTGTAGTTACTAAATCTACAGAAGAAGGTAATATTGATGTTGACGATTTAAGAGAAAAAGCCGAATTACATAAAGATAATTTGTCAGCTTTAATGGTAACATACCCATCTACTCACGGTGTTTATGAATCTGCAATTAAAGAAATTACTCAAATTATCCATGATAATGGTGGACAAGTCTATATGGATGGTGCCAACATGAATGCTCAAGTAGGATTGACTAATCCTGGAAATATTGGTGCAGATGTTTGTCATTTAAACTTGCACAAGACTTTTGCTATTCCTCATGGTGGTGGTGGTCCAGGTGTTGGACCAATTTGCGTTGCTAAACAATTAGTACCATTTTTACCAGGAAATCCAATAGTGAATGTAGGAGGAGAAAAAGGTATAACAGCTATTTCTGCAGCACCTTATGGCTCTGCTCTAGCATGTTTAATTTCTTATGGTTATATCTGTATGCTAGGTGCCGAAGGTCTTACTCAGTCTACTAAAATTGCCATTTTAAATGCAAACTATTTAAAGCAGCGTTTAGAAGGCCATTTCGATACTTTATATTCAGGTGAAAGAGGTCGTGCTGCTCACGAAATGATTGTAGACTGTAGAGCTTTTAAAGCACATGGTATTGAAGTTGTAGATATTGCGAAACGTTTAATGGATTATGGTTTCCACGCACCAACAGTATCTTTCCCTGTAGCTGGAACCTTAATGATTGAACCAACCGAAAGTGAAAATAAAGCAGAAATAGATCGTTTTTGTGATGCCATGATTTCTATTAGAAAAGAAATTGAATTAGCAGACAAGGATAATCCAAATAATGTGCTTAAAAATGCACCACATACAATGACTATGTTAACTGCTGACACTTGGGATTTACCATATAGCAGAACTGAAGCTGCATTCCCTCTGGATTATGTATACGAGAACAAGTTTTGGCCAAGCGTAAGACGTGTGGATGATGCTTTTGGAGATAGAAATTTAATTTGTACATGTGCACCAATTGAAGACTTCATAGAAGCTTAA